In Synechococcus sp. CB0101, a genomic segment contains:
- a CDS encoding CBS domain-containing protein, protein MVVERRVSEVMTTPVRSVSTTTPLQEAVKLMSEHHISGLPVVDESGALVGELTEQDLMVRESGFDAGPYVMLLDAVIYLRNPLNWDKEVHQVLGSTVGELMSKHPHHCSPDTQLPAAARQLHDRSTQRLFVLDAANKPVGVLTRGDVVRALAAA, encoded by the coding sequence ATGGTCGTTGAACGCCGCGTCTCCGAAGTGATGACCACGCCGGTGCGCAGTGTCTCCACCACCACACCGCTTCAGGAGGCGGTGAAGCTGATGAGCGAGCACCACATCAGTGGTTTGCCCGTGGTGGATGAGAGCGGAGCCCTGGTGGGCGAGCTCACCGAGCAGGACCTGATGGTGCGCGAGAGCGGCTTTGATGCCGGCCCCTACGTGATGCTGCTCGACGCGGTGATCTACCTGCGCAACCCCCTCAACTGGGACAAGGAAGTGCATCAGGTGCTTGGCAGCACCGTGGGCGAGCTGATGAGCAAGCACCCGCACCACTGCAGCCCCGACACGCAGCTACCGGCAGCCGCGCGCCAGCTGCACGACCGCAGCACCCAACGGTTGTTTGTTCTCGATGCCGCGAACAAGCCCGTGGGCGTGCTCACCCGCGGCGATGTGGTGCGTGCCCTCGCGGCCGCTTAA